CGCAAATTCGGATTTGTTGATGGAACAATAAAAAAACCCACCAACACATTCGACCTTGACAACTGGGAAGTGGTTCATTGTACTCTGGTACAATGGATTCGTAACACGATCTCTCCGTCTCTGCTCGATAATGTGAGTTATGGCTATGATGCATCGGTCCTATGGTCCGAATTGGAATCACAGTTTGCAGTGGTCGATGGTACGAAAATTTATAATCTTAAAACTCAATTAAAAGTCTTTAAGCAATCCAAAGGTATGACTGTCACCTCTTACTATGGCAAACTAAAATCGCTTTGGGACTCACTTGTTGTTCACGAGCCCCCTTTCGCGTGTAAGTGCGGCAAATGCGACTGTGGCATTGGTCTAGCCGCTATCAAGCGTCTCGATAATGAGCGCTTACACCAATTTTTCATGGGTCTCGACCCCTCTTTGTATGGCCATATCCGTTCCCAACAATTCCAGCAAGATCCCTTACCCACTCTTAATCGTGCTTACAATATCGTTCTCCAAGAAGAACGCTTACATACTACCACCGCAACCCCTGATGTTACTGAAGTTACAGCCTTTCATATGTCATCTCCTGGTTCTAATGTCGACTGGAGTGTCCTATGAGATAAAGAGCGTGGGGAACGTCATCAAAAGCTTTGTTCTCACTGTAACACTCGAGGCCATGATATCTcgactttttttttcaaaacgCTGAAATTTCCTGATTGGTGGGGGTGAAAGGCCCCGTACCTTGGCCGAAAATCGTCGCTCTCGGTCACGGGGTGGTGGTTCAGGCTCGGGGTTTTCTGGTTCAGGCAACATGGGTGCCTCGGGTACAGGCTCGGGTTCTGCTACGGGTACTGTTCAGGCTAATGCCGTGACCACGGGTGTCTCTACTCATAACTTGCATGCTTCCGATCGTCTCAGTGGTATGTCCAATTGGATAATTGATACAGGAGCCTCTAATCATGTCACGGGTTCCCTGTCGTGTTTGGAGGATCGTGAACACATTGCCGGACATCCTGTTGGTCTTCCGAATGGCCAACAAGTCGTCTCCAATTTGATGGGTTCGGTTTATATTAATGATTCTATGATTCTAACCCATGTGCTATATGTTCCAAGTTTAAAATGCAACTTACTGTCCGTTTCACAGCTTCTTTCGACTAATACTTTCCGTTTCGAGTTTGATAAAAATTCTTGTATAATTCAGGACCATTCCTCGAGGACGACGATTGGACCGGTGAGCTGCGGGATGGACTGTATTTGATTTGCGCGGGGGAGAGGCCATTGACGGTGAACACGGTATCCGAGACAGAAGAATTCGATCTGTGGCATCGACACTTGGGTCATCTGCCTGATAAAGTGGTCAAGACCATTCCCTCTTTTACTCATTTCAGTTGCAATAAACACTCAATTTGCGAGGCATGTCATTTTGAAAAACAACATCGAAATAGCTTTACTTTAAATAATAAGCATGCGACGGATTTGTTTGAATTGAtacattgtgatttatggggACCTTATCGTACCCCGTCCTCTTGTGGTGCGAAATATGTTTTGACAATTATGGATGATTTTTCCCGTGCTACATGGGTCTATCTTTTGCTTGATAAAATTGAAGTAACCGACATGTTTACAAGCTTCATTAATATGGTCTCTACTCAATTTTCTAAAGTCATTAAAACCGTACGTAGTGACAATGGAACGGAGTTTAACAATATGGCCGAGTATTTTTTTTCACATGGGGTTAAATTTGAAACATCGTGTGTTGGGACGCCTCAACAAAATGGATGAGTTGAGCGAAAACATTAACATATTTTGAATGTCGCACGGGCTCTCCAGTTTCAAGCCAACTTGCCCGTCTCGTTTTGGGGTGAATGTATTTTATCCGCTGTTTATTTAATTAACCGGACTCCCTCACCTTTGCTTAATAACAAAACCCCGTATGAATATTTATATGGAGTCGTCCCATCTTATGCAAATTTGAAGGTATTTGGCTGTTTGAGTTTTGCCCATAATCAAAAAACCAAGGGTGATAAATTTGCTAAGAGGGGACGGAAATGTTTGTTTGTGGGATATCCTTCTAATAAGAAGGGTGGAAATTATATGATCTTGATACCAAATCATATTTTGTATCTCGTGATGTTGTTTTTTATGAGTCCGTGTTTCCACTCGCATCACCATCAACTCCCGTTCCTGTTTCTGATCATTCACTCGACACATTAGAGGATCTCCATGATGATACCACCAATGAGTCCGTACATGATACGGTATTGCAACCACATGTCCATAGTGAGCCCACGATTGAACCTCCTTCCGCTACTGCCTCTACGGGCGACCCCTCTGTTGAGCCCACGGGTATAGCTGCGAGTTCGGGTACTGCAACAAATGACCAGGTTGAGGAGCTTGGTCGAGGACGTCGCATAAAAATTCCGAGTTCTCGTCTTCGTGGCTACGTTCTTGGTACCGCAAACAGTCCATCTCCGCCTACCAGCGAACCGAGCTCGCCCTCGTCATCCTCAGGTACACCTTTCTCTCTTGCCAATTATCTTGACTGTCATTCTTTCTCGGCAAAACATCGTCACTTTCTTGCAGCCATGACAGTCGGGATCGAACCACCTTCATTCAAAGAAGCCATTCGTGATAATGGGTGGTGTGAAGCTATGAAAACCGAAATTGATGCATTAGAACGAAATAAAACATGGGAACTCTTtgatttaccaaaagataaaaaagCTCTCGGTTGCCGGTGGATATATAAAATCAAATACAAATCCGACGGTAGTGTTGAACGCTTGAAAGCTCGTCTTGTGGTATTTGGCAATCATCAAGTCGAAGGCTTGGACTATGGTGAGACGTTTGCTCCCGTGGTTAAAATGACCACCATTCATACTTTTCTTGTTGTTGCCGCTATTAATAAATGGGAACTTCATCAAATGGATGTACACAACGCATTTCTCCATGGTGACTTGAATGAAGAGGTTTATATGCGGATTCCTCCCGGGTTCAGTCGTGGTAAAGAAGGCAAGGTGTGTCGCCTAAAGAAGAGTCTCTACGGACTTCGACAAGCGCCCAGGTGTTGGTTTGCTAAACTCACTTCGGCTCTTAAGACTTACGGTTTCACACAATCATACTCCAACTACTCGCTATTCTCATACTCGCAAGACAAGGTACGCCTATTCATCTTAATTTATGTCGATGACCTTGTCATTGCGGGTAATAACTCTTTCGCTGTTGCTCAATTCAAAGCTTATTTGGGAAATTGCTTTCACATGAAAGATTTGGGTCCCTTAAAATATTTTTTGGGACTCGAAATTGCTCTTAGTGCAGAGGGAATTTATGTTAGTCAACGCAAATATGCATTGGACATTATTACGGAGACTGGGTTGCTCGGTTGTAAACCAGCGGCCACCCCGATCGAACAACATTATGCCTTAGGGTCAGCCACGGGTGCTCTCCTTGACGACGTTGAACCATATAGACGTCTTGTTGGGAGGCTCGTTTATCTAGCTGTGACTCGACCAGACTTATCTTATGTCGTCCACATTCTTTCTCGCTTCTTACATCAACCGCGTCAAGAGCATTGGTCGGCTGCCCTCCGCGTTGTGGTTGTTCGTTTAAGTAAGACATCTAATAATGTAGTTAATGATTAAAAACATGTTTTACATTCACAtctataaatatttttaaaaggctagacattaaacgccacgtagacaaatgtgacatggcaacaATTAATTGTAACGTGGCAAAATATagttactctcataattaatggtaaaaaactaaatttagataattttaatttcataggataatttttaaatcactctcatgcaaaatggatttaataataataatctataaatataattaaaaagtaagctaaactatcaaccatcaactatatgtcttattttaatttcataagataatttttaaaccactctcatgcaaaccttttacattacatttctccttgctccatatttatgtatgtaaaattaataactctataatctaaatacaaaatcTATATATCTAACTTAAAAGCATGCTAAATTACCTATCATAATCTACATGTCATATACATAAAATccttgagcatatgtataagacATGCAACAACGTAGAATCACTAAGAAAATTTCATTTGATAATGTGTGactaattaataatattcattCATAGAATTAAGATAGAATACTTAAACGAACAACCACAGAGCTGTCGCTCTGTGGTTAAAAGTTCATTTTTATATAATGTTTAAACAAATATAAAAATGACTTTTTAACCACAGAGCAACAACTCAGCTTTGTGGTTGTTCGTTTAATAAATAGGATCCTCAATATTATCCTAATATTAAGTAATCAAGCGAAGGTTTTCATGTGTGATAATGTATTGTGTTAGCGACCAACAATCTGTCTAAAAAAACCTTAATCCCTTGCTCAATTCGCAACCAGATTTTGGTCCGTCTCGACTCAACTTATTTTTCGCAGTGTCATTGGAGTTCAAGCTTCATTTCAACTCCATCTGTTGTCTCTTTCTATATCAAGCTTGTATTCCATCCTTTTTCTCCTGAGTTCAAGCTTCATTTCTTCTCAAACCTTTGTCTCTGGTCAAGAAAAAAAGCATTGACTAAAAGGATAATTGTGCAAATAAAATCGTGTAACTTGAAATAAattatgaatatttttttttcaaattgagaCTTGAAAATTCAAAGGTTGCAAATAAAAACGATATTACTTGTTTTTTTTTCGCAAGAAATATGTGATGAAGAAATGTTACTCTATAAGTAAAAAGAGATAAGGTAAAGAAAATATAGATAAGATGAAAATAAATTATGAAGAAGAATTGTGAAATCAGAGATATGAATATGCGGAAGCCATTGAAGGAGCTCCAGCTGTTGTTTGTAGTGAGAGGAAATGAGAGAGTAAGTAAAATCTAGTGAGAGAAAGTGTAAATAAAAGATGATTTCTCATTAACTTAAAATGCCAACTGTACAAAGGATGTTTATATACAAATGATAGTCAACTCAGTCAACTAAGAACATTCTAGTGGAAGTTGTTATAACCGACTCTAACAACTTCCTATCTATAATCTTCATACCCCCTCCTCAAGGTGGGCGTGGG
This sequence is a window from Silene latifolia isolate original U9 population chromosome 8, ASM4854445v1, whole genome shotgun sequence. Protein-coding genes within it:
- the LOC141594671 gene encoding uncharacterized protein LOC141594671, yielding MGGDDTDANTPVFFPKINPSSPYYLGSQDGTSAKISNIELLYDNYEDRRMSMTMSLQSRRKFGFVDGTIKKPTNTFDLDNWEVVHCTLVQWIRNTISPSLLDNVSYGYDASVLWSELESQFAVVDGTKIYNLKTQLKVFKQSKGMTVTSYYGKLKSLWDSLVVHEPPFACKCGKCDCGIGLAAIKRLDNERLHQFFMGLDPSLYGHIRSQQFQQDPLPTLNRAYNIVLQEERLHTTTATPDVTEVTAFHMSSPGSNVDWSVL